GTTCCGGCGACGATGATCCGCTTGGTGACACGAACAACGTCGCGGCGCTGGATATCTACGACGCGCCGTCCGTCGGCCTGTTCAATACCCACGAATGGTGGATCGCCGACTTGAGAGGCGTGTTCGGCTGGTACGAGGGTTCGCTTACCAAGTACCTCGAGGGCAAGAAGGTCAACGTTCCGGGCGGAAGCAGTGCGCCGCATCCGGATCTCTTCACCAGCGGTTCGCCACTCGGCAGAACGACCGATATCAGCACCTGGACCGCCAAGACCCAGCCGGGTGGATCGGCCGAGGGCATGGGCCTGATGTGGGGTGACCCGCGTAACCTGACCCAGCCTGGCAATCCCGGAGTGGCTCAGGGTGTGCAGTCAGGTCAGTACGACAGTTTTACACTCTTCGATCTCGACGGCGTGTTCAGGGGCATCGTGCCCGATCCGTACAACGGAAGCGACACGAAGGAAGAGACCTCGGGCGCCGGTTGCATCCGGAACGCCCTGGGCTGGGGCCCCTACACCAAGGCGCCCGGCGAAGACCTGACCATCTGGCATGTTGACCTCATCGGCGCCGGCAAGGATGGCGCTTATGACGTATATCTCCGCGCTATGGACGTCTGGATGCAGCGGAAGTACAACATGGCGAATAATACGTACTACTGGGACGGCTCCAATGACCGTACCATCCCCATGTACAACGCCGATGGTTCCGTAATGCGGGACGGCGACGGCGCGGTCATGTCGCAGACCATCAACTTCGGTCGCGGCACAGCCAGCGGCGCGCTGTTCCACCCGCCTCCGCCTCCTACCCTGTCGGTCTTCCCGACCGCCAACGGTACGATCGCGCTGGCGTGGGCGAACAATGCGGAAACGGCTATCGATCCGGGTCGGGGTACCGCGGACTTCGCGAAGTACCGCGTGTACCGCGCTTCCGGTTTCATCGATCAGTTCCCGACCGCTACAGTAGCCCATGATGTCGGTTACAACAGTACGGTGATTCCGCCGAATCTCGGTCTGAGCGACGGCGCCGCACCGGTCACGGACGTAACCGATCCGACGAGTGCCGCGGTGAAGCAGGGCCATCCCTACGCCCGGTTCATCCATGAAGGACTGACCCTCGGCGCCGATTACAACATCGGCCGGGTATACGACTTCGTGGCCGACGACCTGGTGAAGCGCTTCGCGGCGCCGAACTTCTCCGGTCCGTATGTCCAGATCGCTGAATTTGGCGGCGGCGGTGGCAATCAGACCAACAGTCTGAGTCCGCCGGAATCCGTTTCCTATCCGAACCCGTATCCGGCTGGCAACAGGCTGCCTGGTTTCGAGGATGATTTCATCGAAACCAAGCCCAGTTCGGCACAGATCGTCGAAGCGAACAATGCTCTGGGCGCTACGACGGCCATCGCCACCAGCTTCTCGGATCGCTATCCGGATGCCATCGGATCCGGCGATGCGCAGATTACCAGTGTCGGCGGTATTCCCACCGATCCTCGGCTGGTCGGCAAGAGCGGTTATATGTTCGAGGATCGTTCCGTGCTGATAGGTTTCAGTTACTGGTACTACGTAGCCTCGGTGGATAGCGAAAGCGCGCAACAGCACGATTTCGACAACTACGTGGCCGATCAGGGTTCTACGCAGCGCGTGATCACCCGTACGATCAACGGACTCGAGAGTTTCTACACGATGAACGCGAACGGTACGGACGGACGCTGGCACGGCCAGTATCCGTACCGGGGTTTGACGGTGGGACCGCAGGTACCGGGACAGGACGTTATCCCGACTACCGTGATCCGTAACGAGGTGGTGGGCGGTGTGGCCGAATTCGAAGATCTGATTACGGTCGCGCCCAACCCCTTCGTCTTCCAGGCCCAGTGGGATCTGGCAACGAAGTCTCAGACCGTCAAGTTCTTCAACGCTCCGGTACCGTCCCGCATCACGATCTTCGATGCGGCCGGCCTGCTGGTGAAGCAGTTCTCCGTGCCGGGTGAACAGACCACGACGATCGGCGGTGTGACGGACTGGGATCTGAAGAATGATTCCAACGTACCGGTTGCCAGCGGTCTGTATATCATCGTGGTGGAAGCCGAGATCGGTGGCGTGGACTACGCGAAAACACTGAAACTCTACGTCCGGCGGTAATCTTCGGTTACGTCCTGCGCCATGGGCCATGACCGGCCATGGCGCGGGTCGGTCCGATTCAGGGAGGTTTTCTAATGAAAGTATTGTTTCGCTGGGGCGTGGTCACCGGACTGCTGTTGGCACTGTCAGCACCGGTTCATGCTCAGGTTTCCAAGGGTGGAACCGCCGCGACGAAGTTTCTGACGCTGGATGCTAGCGCCCGTGTCGCGGGTGTTGGATCCTCCGCCACATCCTATACGGATCTGGGCGCGTTCTCGGCACTGACGAACCAGGCTACCATGGTGTTCGTAGAGGGCAGGGGCGCGGTCGGCGTTTCCTATGCACCGTATTTCGCGGAAATGACCGTGTTCAGCGCAGGTCTCGTTTGGAATCTCGGCGATAACGGGGCGGTGGGTGTGAGTGTGCATTCGATGCTTTCGGGCGACATACCCTATACCACCTCTGGAGATCCAACGGGTCAATTCGCCAACCAGGGCCAGAACTTCAACGTGACGGACCTGGCCATCGGTCCGAGCTATGCGCGTCGTCTGACGGATTCCTTCGCGGTCGGTGGATCGCTGAAGTACGTTTCGGAAGGCACGAGCGGCGCCGGAGACGATGACCGTACCAGTACGGCGGTTGCGGTCGACGTGGGCACCATCTATACGACGGATTTCCGTAATTTCCGTATTGGCGCCTCGTTCCAGAACTTCGGTCCGGACATGCAATTTATCGAAGAGTCGAGCGCTCGCGACCAGTTGCCCACGACGTTCCGTATCGGTTTTGCCATTGAACCGTACGAACTGCCGGTGGGAAGCTTAATGACCAGCGCCGAACTCTGGAAGCTCCGCGAGTTCGATTCCGTGCTCAATCTCGGTATCGAGTGGTGGGTGAACGACTACATCGCGGGCCGGGTAGGCTGGAAAGCCGGATACAGCGGCGGCCAGGATGAAGGCGTTTCCGCTGGCGCCGGTCTCCGGTTCAGCCAGGGTGAATTGAGTCTCAACGTTGATTACGCGTATACGCAGTATGAACTGCTGGACGATCTGCATCGCGTGTCCGTCGGCGTAGGCTTCTAAACATCAAGCCGGGAAGTACCGATGGATGTAAGCATTATCGTTTGAAGCACCAGGAGAATCCCTCAGTCCGTTCGATGAGGGATTCTCTTATGTTGTGAGAGAATCGGGGAATTCAATGAAGTTGAATGGACTGGCCGGATACAGGCAACTGGTGAGGGTATTCGTGATCGGATGCATCGCGGCCGCCGGAGCGATGATCGGTCTGGAAGCCAGGGCCCAGGCCCTGCAGTTGAGCGGCATCGTCATCGATGGGAAAGATCCCATACCGGATGTCCGCGTGCGGGAACACGGGAAGCCGGATTTCGTGCTTACCGATTCCGAGGGAAGGTTTACCCTGAACATCATTGAAGAACCCGTGCAGCATTACGCGGTAACGGCAGGCAAGGAAGGCTGGTTGAACGGCGGGGTCATGATAGATCCCAAAACATCATATACGACGATCGTATTGCAAAAAGTACCCGAAGAGAAAGACGACGCCTATAATTTCATCACCCCCCACAAATCGCTGGTCGATCTTCGCGAGGATCCGGAAGAGTTGGAACGACTGCGCACGCAATCCCACACGGGCTTCGAAGAGGGGTGCAACCTCTGCCATTTCGAACCGACCTGTTACCTCTGCCATCGAGATCTCTACGATCAGTGGAATACTTCCCAGCACGCGAAAGGCGTGACCAATCCGTGGACGTTGAACCTGTACGACGGTACGGACGCGGACGGGAATGAAAACGTGGGACCTGGTTTCCGGCTGGATTTTCCCGACGAAGCCGGAGAGTGCGCCGATTGCCACGCTCCGTCGGCCGCCGTGCAAGCGCCGGGTCATACCGACCTGAAGGTCGTGTACAACCGTTCGCTGGCCTATCCGACCGTTCAGGACTACAAGACGCTCGAACGCATGGAGTACGAAAAAATGGCCGGTTCGGTCGACGCTGCGGGGATACATTGCGATTTCTGCCACAAGATTCAGCACGTGGAGGTCAATGACCATGCGGGCGTGAACGGATCGATCACTCTGAACCTGGTGGCTATGGAAGAGGAAAGGCAGGCCCGGCTCATCAAGGGGAAGTTCCCGCCGATCTTCGTCTACGGACCCTATGACGACGTCATCAACTTCACCCCCTTGCCGGGTTCAACCAACACCTCGCCCATGGTGGCGAGCTACAATCCGCAATACACGAGCAGCGACTACTGCTCCGCCTGCCACCAGCACAAGAACAAGCACGGCCTTCCATTCATGGATACGTACCGGGAATGGAAGGAGAGTCCCTATTCCGCCATGGGCATCGAGTGCCAGGACTGCCACATGGAGCCCGATTCCGATGGTTTCACCTTTGGTTCTTTCGTGAACGGCGACGCGGAGAAGTTCTGGACACCCATCGGATACCGGGATCCGACCACCGTTAAGACGCACGGGTTCCCCGGGGCCACGGAAGAACTCCTGCCGAACGCCGCCACCCTGGCCATCGACGCCGTTGTTGCAGGCGGCCTGCTGACGGTGACCGTGGACGTGCGCAACGTCAATACCGGCCATCACATCCCGTCGGGAATCACCATCAGGAACATGCTGTTGCTCGTCACCCCCGTACTGGCGAGTGGCGATACCCTGCGTTACGTGGGGGACCAGCGCGTACCGACCTACGGCGGCGAAGGCGACCTGGCCGAAGGAAACTACGCGGGCTACCCGGGCAAGGGATTCGCCCTGGTCTTCGGTGACGACGCGGGCAAAACCCACGTAATGGACTGGCAGGCGACCCGCATCGTTGAAGACACGCGGATCAAGGCGCGCGAGGCGGATCGCTCCGTGTATTCCTTCGAAGTCCCGACGGATGTCGATCGCGTGGATATCCATACCGATCTGATTTACAGAAGAGCGTTCAAGCCGCTGGCGGATCTCAAGAAGTGGACGCAGAAAGACATGGCCGTGGCTTCGGACGTCACCACGGT
The DNA window shown above is from Gemmatimonadota bacterium and carries:
- a CDS encoding T9SS type A sorting domain-containing protein, with amino-acid sequence MAVMNSELTDTYTGWGWRGSGRSMSPTMGYPSYTFPAGGLDAPLWASAFGITAYLPDAVAGMPASRAEGAFVGTNNVYRAPPHQRENPPAGFWSDQGGSQSPGFGGGTVGPGGYREPFITEATFNTNAGIRILRQSYSFSYGYGHTNDFILLRHVLNTHGDVDVNTDNSPELNGATVKNFLIIFNYDFDIPWTNNPLLTGGAIGGGTGGDDKQPPAMFSRVMPLAVPEGLINSGRYNQAPYSDRFYSGLVTMFDEDSPGHPGIDSYVWNTTNGNFNPLHVGEASLMILEGSGDDDPLGDTNNVAALDIYDAPSVGLFNTHEWWIADLRGVFGWYEGSLTKYLEGKKVNVPGGSSAPHPDLFTSGSPLGRTTDISTWTAKTQPGGSAEGMGLMWGDPRNLTQPGNPGVAQGVQSGQYDSFTLFDLDGVFRGIVPDPYNGSDTKEETSGAGCIRNALGWGPYTKAPGEDLTIWHVDLIGAGKDGAYDVYLRAMDVWMQRKYNMANNTYYWDGSNDRTIPMYNADGSVMRDGDGAVMSQTINFGRGTASGALFHPPPPPTLSVFPTANGTIALAWANNAETAIDPGRGTADFAKYRVYRASGFIDQFPTATVAHDVGYNSTVIPPNLGLSDGAAPVTDVTDPTSAAVKQGHPYARFIHEGLTLGADYNIGRVYDFVADDLVKRFAAPNFSGPYVQIAEFGGGGGNQTNSLSPPESVSYPNPYPAGNRLPGFEDDFIETKPSSAQIVEANNALGATTAIATSFSDRYPDAIGSGDAQITSVGGIPTDPRLVGKSGYMFEDRSVLIGFSYWYYVASVDSESAQQHDFDNYVADQGSTQRVITRTINGLESFYTMNANGTDGRWHGQYPYRGLTVGPQVPGQDVIPTTVIRNEVVGGVAEFEDLITVAPNPFVFQAQWDLATKSQTVKFFNAPVPSRITIFDAAGLLVKQFSVPGEQTTTIGGVTDWDLKNDSNVPVASGLYIIVVEAEIGGVDYAKTLKLYVRR
- a CDS encoding PorV/PorQ family protein, encoding MARVGPIQGGFLMKVLFRWGVVTGLLLALSAPVHAQVSKGGTAATKFLTLDASARVAGVGSSATSYTDLGAFSALTNQATMVFVEGRGAVGVSYAPYFAEMTVFSAGLVWNLGDNGAVGVSVHSMLSGDIPYTTSGDPTGQFANQGQNFNVTDLAIGPSYARRLTDSFAVGGSLKYVSEGTSGAGDDDRTSTAVAVDVGTIYTTDFRNFRIGASFQNFGPDMQFIEESSARDQLPTTFRIGFAIEPYELPVGSLMTSAELWKLREFDSVLNLGIEWWVNDYIAGRVGWKAGYSGGQDEGVSAGAGLRFSQGELSLNVDYAYTQYELLDDLHRVSVGVGF